The window GGCAAAAGCCAGAAGCTGCCTCTGTCCGATGGACAGTCCTGCCCCCCTTTCGCTGATCATTGTATCGTATCCGTTTTCCAGCTTCATGATGAATTCATGGGCGTTGACTGCTTTGGCGGCCTCCGTCACCTCTTCATCAGACGCTTCCAGACGTCCGTATTTGATATTATCCCGAATAGTTCCGGAAAACAGGAAATTGTCCTGGGTCATGATCCCCATCTGGCTTCTTAAGCTTTTTAAAGTCACCTTTTTGATCTCATGACCGTCGATTAAAACCTTTCCCCCTGTTGTTTCGTAAAAACGGCTGATCAGGTTTACGATGGTGGTTTTCCCCGCACCCGTAGGGCCTACCAGGGCAATGGTTTCTCCCTGCTTAACGGAAAAATTCACATCATCCAGGATCAGGCGGTCCGGCTCATCCCCATAAGCAAAGGATACATGCTCAAAGACCACCTCACCCTTAAGCTCCGGTAAGGGCACGGCTCCTTCCTGATCAATGATCTCTGCTTCCGTATCAATGATATCAAAAATACGTTCCGCAGCAGAAATGTTGGTAGTCAGCTTATTATAAAAGTTGGCCAGATTCCGGATGGGGCTCCAGAACATGGCGATGTAGGTGGAGAATGCAAGAAACGTACCGATTCCGATTTTTTCCACTCCAACAATCTTGATTCCGATGAAATACAGCAGGAAGCCTCCCAGGCCCCATGTAACTTCTACCAGAGGGCCGAAGCCATCCGCCACGATGACGGCGTCCATGAAGGATTTGTAATGCTGGTTTACCAGATCATGAAATACCTCTTTTGTCTCCGGTTCCGCAGCAAAACTCTGTATGATCCTGATACCGGATAAATCTTCATGAACATAAGCGTTTAAATTTGATGTTTTCTTGCGGTAAATCCGCCACCTTTTATGAACAGTGGTTTCGATCAGGAACATGCCCACCGCCAATATGGGAAGAGTCAGCAGCGCTGCCATTGCCAGGCGGTAATTCTTTATCAGCATGATGACCGCCACACAGAGGACTGTAAGTAAGTCCGGTATCAGCTGGGTCACGCTGTCTGACAGAACATCTTTTAAGGAATTCACATCCCCGATGATTCTTGCAAGTACCTTTCCCGTAGGCCGGCTGTCAAAAAAACCAAAGCCCAGGGTCTGAATGTGTTTATAAAGCTCTTCTCTGATATTTAAAAGCACCCGGTTGGACACATCGGCCATAAGGCGCATTCGCATCTTAGTTCCTGCAAGGAATAAGAGGAACAGCACCGTTGCTCCCGCTCCCAGCCGGATCAGGCCGCCCATATCCTTCTGGGCTACGCAGGTATTGATGGCATATTCCATCATAAGGGGTGCCGACATGCTGATGGCTATGGTTCCTGACATGATAAAAAGAACGATGACGATCTGCTTTTTAAAGTCCAGAAGATACCGGTACAGGCGGAGCAGGGTATCCTTTTTGAAAATTTCCTTCTGATCTTCATCTATTCTGCTTGAATTGACTGCCATTTTATCTCCTCCTCTCCATATTGCACCTGATAGGTTTTATAATATTGCCCCCGCTTTTCCATAAGCTCTTCATGGGTTCCCCGTTCCACGATCTGTCCTCCATCCAGGATCAGGATCTCATCGGCACGGCGCACTGCTGAAATGCGGTGGGCGATAATGATTTTGGAACTGTCCTTTAACTCTGTAAGATGGGCCTCGATCTCCTTCTCCGTCTCCATATCAAGAGCCGAGGTAGAGTCATCCAGGATCAGAAGAGGCGTTTGTTTTGCAATGGCTCTGGCAATGCTGATCCTCTGCTTCTGTCCTCCGGAAAGTCCGACTCCCCGCTCCCCGATTACCGTATCATACTGCTCTGTAAGCTTCTGGATAAAGCCATGGGCGCCTGCCGTAATGGAGGCCTGCTGTACGCTTTCCCATTCCGTCGCATCTTTATTTCCTGTCTTAATGTTTTCCGTTATGCTGTCTGAAAACAGGAATACATCCTGCATGACCACCGATACCTGACCTCTGAGAAGGGATAGAGGCAGATCCTTTACATTGATTCCATCCAAAAGAATTTCTCCCTTTGTTACGTCATAGAAACGCTCGATCAGATTGACAATGGAGCTTTTACCGGAACCGGTCACACCCATGATACCAAGTGTCTTCCCATTTGTTAAAGTAAAATCAATATCTTTTAAAATGCTTTTTCCATCCAGTTCAAAGTCCACATGGTTGAACGCAAGCTCTCCCTGGATCTTTTCCGGCAGAACCGGACTTTCCGGATTGCAGATGACCGGCTGCTCTTCCATGATCTTTTTGATCTTCTTATTGGAGGCCACGGCTGCTGCAATATCATTGCTGAGCCAGCCCACCATTTCCATGGGCCAGATAATGTTGTTGGCATACTCGGAAAATGCCCCCAGATCTCCAATGGTCATCTTATCGTTAATGACTAAAATGCCGCCCACAACAATGACCGCCATTAAAAGCACCTTTGATAAAAAGGAGATGTTAGGCTGGTAACGGACGATCAGTCTGGCCTGTTTCATATTTAAGTCATAATACTGTTTGTTGTGCTTTCTGAATTTATCGATCTCGTAATCTTCCCTGGCAAAGGCCTTAACAGTCCGGACACCTGCCAGATTCTCCTGGGCCACCGTATTCAGTTCAGCAGTCTGCTCGCTGATCTTATCGTAAACCTCTCCCAATCCATTTTCCATTTTGACCGCATACCAGGCAATGAGAGGGAGAATCACCAGCGGAATCAGGGTGAGGATGGGGCTTAAACGGTACATACAGACCATTACAATTGCCGTGTGAATGGAACATTCCAAAACCAGCATTCCTACAAATCCGAAGGCGTTCCAGATTCGTTCCGCATCATCCTTGATCCTGGCCATCAGCTCCCCCGTGTTGTGGCTGTCAAAGTATCCCATGGACAGGGTCTGGATGTGGTC of the Lacrimispora indolis DSM 755 genome contains:
- a CDS encoding ABC transporter ATP-binding protein, whose protein sequence is MAVNSSRIDEDQKEIFKKDTLLRLYRYLLDFKKQIVIVLFIMSGTIAISMSAPLMMEYAINTCVAQKDMGGLIRLGAGATVLFLLFLAGTKMRMRLMADVSNRVLLNIREELYKHIQTLGFGFFDSRPTGKVLARIIGDVNSLKDVLSDSVTQLIPDLLTVLCVAVIMLIKNYRLAMAALLTLPILAVGMFLIETTVHKRWRIYRKKTSNLNAYVHEDLSGIRIIQSFAAEPETKEVFHDLVNQHYKSFMDAVIVADGFGPLVEVTWGLGGFLLYFIGIKIVGVEKIGIGTFLAFSTYIAMFWSPIRNLANFYNKLTTNISAAERIFDIIDTEAEIIDQEGAVPLPELKGEVVFEHVSFAYGDEPDRLILDDVNFSVKQGETIALVGPTGAGKTTIVNLISRFYETTGGKVLIDGHEIKKVTLKSLRSQMGIMTQDNFLFSGTIRDNIKYGRLEASDEEVTEAAKAVNAHEFIMKLENGYDTMISERGAGLSIGQRQLLAFARTMVSKPGILILDEATSSIDTHTELLVQKGIDVLLQGRTSFVIAHRLSTIRKADRIFVIDQGNIMEAGNHEELMEMRGAYYKLYQSQFS
- a CDS encoding ABC transporter ATP-binding protein, translated to MKNLWKYGKKYSFLYVLAVVAMVVSILLDAAAPQITKHIIDDVIVGGQMQILMRLLLGLVGIGLGRAVLQYTKEYIFDYAASGIGCSLRKDLFDHIQTLSMGYFDSHNTGELMARIKDDAERIWNAFGFVGMLVLECSIHTAIVMVCMYRLSPILTLIPLVILPLIAWYAVKMENGLGEVYDKISEQTAELNTVAQENLAGVRTVKAFAREDYEIDKFRKHNKQYYDLNMKQARLIVRYQPNISFLSKVLLMAVIVVGGILVINDKMTIGDLGAFSEYANNIIWPMEMVGWLSNDIAAAVASNKKIKKIMEEQPVICNPESPVLPEKIQGELAFNHVDFELDGKSILKDIDFTLTNGKTLGIMGVTGSGKSSIVNLIERFYDVTKGEILLDGINVKDLPLSLLRGQVSVVMQDVFLFSDSITENIKTGNKDATEWESVQQASITAGAHGFIQKLTEQYDTVIGERGVGLSGGQKQRISIARAIAKQTPLLILDDSTSALDMETEKEIEAHLTELKDSSKIIIAHRISAVRRADEILILDGGQIVERGTHEELMEKRGQYYKTYQVQYGEEEIKWQSIQAE